A genome region from Chelonia mydas isolate rCheMyd1 chromosome 24, rCheMyd1.pri.v2, whole genome shotgun sequence includes the following:
- the MTMR11 gene encoding myotubularin-related protein 11 isoform X3, with translation MLSGSKNSFKIQQDAQGPPLRGPKSSDMNGQRNRNCQAFPCIPGEHVLEEAARVRKIVRSRDGQGSILGTLYCTNLRVAFVPEPAPGDTAPRCSTCLHSEHDVALPCIGRLVAVNSFTKAKVLTASSTLKFIPEELVLYCRDFRVLRFGFRDSSLEYQAFQVTLAIVQAQESSSSSAGTWYDSTAIRNLENAWLSTEESSSPSTLLFESPCDWEKELRRLGAAGWRVSPVNERFDMATSLPKYLWVPSRLLDNELKRAFGHFNARRIPRLCWHHPGGSDLLRAAGFYADSDPEKEDVRSVEALMLAGHAQCVIVETAADLPSPAEIQLSYLKLRALCLPDSSVADEKWLSALEGTRWLDHVRACVRKASEVAALLAERSRSVILQESDDRDLNCLLASLVQILSDPHARTQSGFQSLLQKEWVVAGHPFLQRLNLLRDNDREESPVFLLFLDCVWQLLQQFPASFEFTETYLVALHDSSYIPFFSTFLFNCQWERDRRNQHRASNQIYAPVNGWREPLPLEILQKGGRLVKETGGPYLPTIWDWALRYTTQQRAQFRNPAYARGSSSVPNGNSAPLGGDKLEAALSGNGAVYLFAKGSLSPQTHLFPWKNGSLSRKGWRWAQSLESLSEQDRSLRSKPSGCPLQPEGLLLPASVGPLIQLWRRCYLRGSQEVQRGLFASTLAELAEELDLLRERLGD, from the exons GGGAACACGTCCTGGAAGAGGCAGCTCGCGTGAGGAAGATCGTCCGCTCCAGGGATGGCCAAGGATCCATCCTGGGCACGCTGTACTGCACCAATCTGAGAGTCGCCTTTgtgccagagccggccccaggtGACACG GCCCCTCGCTGTTCCACTTGCCTGCACAGTGAGCACGACGTGGCCCTGCCCTGCATCGGGAGGCTGGTGGCAG TGAACAGCTTCACCAAGGCCAAGGTGCTGACGGCCAGCTCCACCCTCAAGTTCATCCCGGAGGAGCTGGTGCTCTATTGCCGGGACTTCCGGGTGCTGCGTTTTGGCTTCCGCGACAGCAGCTTGGAGTACCAGGCCTTTCAG GTGACGCTGGCCATTGTGCAGGctcaggagagcagcagcagcagtgcggGGACGTGGTACGACAGCACCGCTATCAGGAACCTGG AGAACGCCTGGCTGAGCACGGAGGAGTCGTCGTCCCCCTCGACGCTGCTCTTCGAGAGTCCCTGCGACTGGGAGAAGGAGCTGAGGCGGCTCGGGGCTGCTGGCTGGAGGGTCAGCCCGGTCAATGAGCGCTTCGACATGGCCACCAG CCTCCCCAAGTACCTCTGGGTCCCCAGCAGGCTCCTGGACAACGAGCTCAAGAGGGCCTTTGGCCACTTCAACGCGAGGCGCATCCCG AGGCTGTGCTGGCATCACCCGGGAGGCAGCGACCTGCTGAGAGCCGCTGGCTTTTACGCCGACTCGGACCCCGAGAAGGAAGACGTGAG GTCCGTGGAAGCGCTGATGCTCGCTGGCCACGCCCAGTGCGTGATAGTGGAGACAGCCGCTGacctgcccagccctgcagagatCCAGCTCTCTTACCTCAAGCTTCGGGCCCTCTGCCTTCCTG ACTCCTCTGTGGCCGATGAGAAGTGGCTCTCTGCCCTGGAGGGGACGCGCTGGCTGGACCACGTCAG GGCTTGCGTGAGGAAAGCGAGCGAGGTGGCCGCCCTGCTGGCGGAGAGGTCCCGCTCGGTCATCCTGCAAG AGTCAGACGACCGGGATCTGAACTGCCTGCTGGCCTCCCTCGTCCAGATCCTGTCAGATCCCCATGCCCGCACCCAGTCTGGGTTCCAGAGCCTGCTGCAGAAGGAGTGGGTGGTGGCAGGGCACCCCTTCCTCCAGCGCCTCAATCTCCTCCGGGACAACGACCGCGAGGAG TCTCCGGTGTTTCTGCTTTTCCTGGACTGCGTgtggcagctgctccagcagtTCCCAGCATCCTTTGAGTTCACAGAGACATACCTGGTGGCCCTCCACGACAGCAGCTACATACCCTTCTTCAGCACCTTCCTGTTTAACTGCCAGTGGGAGAGAGATCGCAGAAATCAG CACCGTGCCTCCAACCAGATCTACGCGCCCGTCAACGGCTGGCGGGAACCCCTTCCCCTGGAGATCCTGCAGAAGGGTGGCCGCCTGGTGAAGGAGACGGGGGGCCCCTACTTGCCCACCATCTGGGACTGGGCGCTGCGCTACACCACCCAGCAGAGGGCACAGTTCAGAAATCCCGCCTAtgccaggggcagcagcagcgttCCAAATGGCAACTCTGCCCCACTAGGGGGCGACAAG ctggaAGCTGCCTTGTCTGGGAACGGGGCCGTGTACCTGTTTGCCAAGGGGAGCCTCTCACCGCagacccacctcttcccctggaaGAATGGCTCGCTTTCCCGAAAGGGCTGGCGGTGGGCTCAGTCCTTGGAGAGCCTCAGCGAACAGGACCGGTCCTTGAGGAGCAAACCCAgcggctgccccctgcagcctgagGGGCTGCTACTCCCTGCGTCTGTGGGCCCCCTGATCCAGCTCTGGAGAAGGTGTTACCTGCGGGGGAGCCAGGAAGTTCAG CGCGGCCTCTTTGCCTCCACGCTCGCTGAACTCGcagaggagctggacctgcttcGAGAGCGGCTGGGCGACTGA
- the MTMR11 gene encoding myotubularin-related protein 11 isoform X2, which yields MAGIITATECYVQKRSHQLRGPKSSDMNGQRNRNCQAFPCIPGEHVLEEAARVRKIVRSRDGQGSILGTLYCTNLRVAFVPEPAPGDTVGAPRCSTCLHSEHDVALPCIGRLVAVNSFTKAKVLTASSTLKFIPEELVLYCRDFRVLRFGFRDSSLEYQAFQVTLAIVQAQESSSSSAGTWYDSTAIRNLENAWLSTEESSSPSTLLFESPCDWEKELRRLGAAGWRVSPVNERFDMATSLPKYLWVPSRLLDNELKRAFGHFNARRIPRLCWHHPGGSDLLRAAGFYADSDPEKEDVRSVEALMLAGHAQCVIVETAADLPSPAEIQLSYLKLRALCLPDSSVADEKWLSALEGTRWLDHVRACVRKASEVAALLAERSRSVILQESDDRDLNCLLASLVQILSDPHARTQSGFQSLLQKEWVVAGHPFLQRLNLLRDNDREESPVFLLFLDCVWQLLQQFPASFEFTETYLVALHDSSYIPFFSTFLFNCQWERDRRNQHRASNQIYAPVNGWREPLPLEILQKGGRLVKETGGPYLPTIWDWALRYTTQQRAQFRNPAYARGSSSVPNGNSAPLGGDKLEAALSGNGAVYLFAKGSLSPQTHLFPWKNGSLSRKGWRWAQSLESLSEQDRSLRSKPSGCPLQPEGLLLPASVGPLIQLWRRCYLRGSQEVQRGLFASTLAELAEELDLLRERLGD from the exons GGGAACACGTCCTGGAAGAGGCAGCTCGCGTGAGGAAGATCGTCCGCTCCAGGGATGGCCAAGGATCCATCCTGGGCACGCTGTACTGCACCAATCTGAGAGTCGCCTTTgtgccagagccggccccaggtGACACGGTGGGG GCCCCTCGCTGTTCCACTTGCCTGCACAGTGAGCACGACGTGGCCCTGCCCTGCATCGGGAGGCTGGTGGCAG TGAACAGCTTCACCAAGGCCAAGGTGCTGACGGCCAGCTCCACCCTCAAGTTCATCCCGGAGGAGCTGGTGCTCTATTGCCGGGACTTCCGGGTGCTGCGTTTTGGCTTCCGCGACAGCAGCTTGGAGTACCAGGCCTTTCAG GTGACGCTGGCCATTGTGCAGGctcaggagagcagcagcagcagtgcggGGACGTGGTACGACAGCACCGCTATCAGGAACCTGG AGAACGCCTGGCTGAGCACGGAGGAGTCGTCGTCCCCCTCGACGCTGCTCTTCGAGAGTCCCTGCGACTGGGAGAAGGAGCTGAGGCGGCTCGGGGCTGCTGGCTGGAGGGTCAGCCCGGTCAATGAGCGCTTCGACATGGCCACCAG CCTCCCCAAGTACCTCTGGGTCCCCAGCAGGCTCCTGGACAACGAGCTCAAGAGGGCCTTTGGCCACTTCAACGCGAGGCGCATCCCG AGGCTGTGCTGGCATCACCCGGGAGGCAGCGACCTGCTGAGAGCCGCTGGCTTTTACGCCGACTCGGACCCCGAGAAGGAAGACGTGAG GTCCGTGGAAGCGCTGATGCTCGCTGGCCACGCCCAGTGCGTGATAGTGGAGACAGCCGCTGacctgcccagccctgcagagatCCAGCTCTCTTACCTCAAGCTTCGGGCCCTCTGCCTTCCTG ACTCCTCTGTGGCCGATGAGAAGTGGCTCTCTGCCCTGGAGGGGACGCGCTGGCTGGACCACGTCAG GGCTTGCGTGAGGAAAGCGAGCGAGGTGGCCGCCCTGCTGGCGGAGAGGTCCCGCTCGGTCATCCTGCAAG AGTCAGACGACCGGGATCTGAACTGCCTGCTGGCCTCCCTCGTCCAGATCCTGTCAGATCCCCATGCCCGCACCCAGTCTGGGTTCCAGAGCCTGCTGCAGAAGGAGTGGGTGGTGGCAGGGCACCCCTTCCTCCAGCGCCTCAATCTCCTCCGGGACAACGACCGCGAGGAG TCTCCGGTGTTTCTGCTTTTCCTGGACTGCGTgtggcagctgctccagcagtTCCCAGCATCCTTTGAGTTCACAGAGACATACCTGGTGGCCCTCCACGACAGCAGCTACATACCCTTCTTCAGCACCTTCCTGTTTAACTGCCAGTGGGAGAGAGATCGCAGAAATCAG CACCGTGCCTCCAACCAGATCTACGCGCCCGTCAACGGCTGGCGGGAACCCCTTCCCCTGGAGATCCTGCAGAAGGGTGGCCGCCTGGTGAAGGAGACGGGGGGCCCCTACTTGCCCACCATCTGGGACTGGGCGCTGCGCTACACCACCCAGCAGAGGGCACAGTTCAGAAATCCCGCCTAtgccaggggcagcagcagcgttCCAAATGGCAACTCTGCCCCACTAGGGGGCGACAAG ctggaAGCTGCCTTGTCTGGGAACGGGGCCGTGTACCTGTTTGCCAAGGGGAGCCTCTCACCGCagacccacctcttcccctggaaGAATGGCTCGCTTTCCCGAAAGGGCTGGCGGTGGGCTCAGTCCTTGGAGAGCCTCAGCGAACAGGACCGGTCCTTGAGGAGCAAACCCAgcggctgccccctgcagcctgagGGGCTGCTACTCCCTGCGTCTGTGGGCCCCCTGATCCAGCTCTGGAGAAGGTGTTACCTGCGGGGGAGCCAGGAAGTTCAG CGCGGCCTCTTTGCCTCCACGCTCGCTGAACTCGcagaggagctggacctgcttcGAGAGCGGCTGGGCGACTGA
- the MTMR11 gene encoding myotubularin-related protein 11 isoform X1 — MLSGSKNSFKIQQDAQGPPLRGPKSSDMNGQRNRNCQAFPCIPGEHVLEEAARVRKIVRSRDGQGSILGTLYCTNLRVAFVPEPAPGDTVGAPRCSTCLHSEHDVALPCIGRLVAVNSFTKAKVLTASSTLKFIPEELVLYCRDFRVLRFGFRDSSLEYQAFQVTLAIVQAQESSSSSAGTWYDSTAIRNLENAWLSTEESSSPSTLLFESPCDWEKELRRLGAAGWRVSPVNERFDMATSLPKYLWVPSRLLDNELKRAFGHFNARRIPRLCWHHPGGSDLLRAAGFYADSDPEKEDVRSVEALMLAGHAQCVIVETAADLPSPAEIQLSYLKLRALCLPDSSVADEKWLSALEGTRWLDHVRACVRKASEVAALLAERSRSVILQESDDRDLNCLLASLVQILSDPHARTQSGFQSLLQKEWVVAGHPFLQRLNLLRDNDREESPVFLLFLDCVWQLLQQFPASFEFTETYLVALHDSSYIPFFSTFLFNCQWERDRRNQHRASNQIYAPVNGWREPLPLEILQKGGRLVKETGGPYLPTIWDWALRYTTQQRAQFRNPAYARGSSSVPNGNSAPLGGDKLEAALSGNGAVYLFAKGSLSPQTHLFPWKNGSLSRKGWRWAQSLESLSEQDRSLRSKPSGCPLQPEGLLLPASVGPLIQLWRRCYLRGSQEVQRGLFASTLAELAEELDLLRERLGD; from the exons GGGAACACGTCCTGGAAGAGGCAGCTCGCGTGAGGAAGATCGTCCGCTCCAGGGATGGCCAAGGATCCATCCTGGGCACGCTGTACTGCACCAATCTGAGAGTCGCCTTTgtgccagagccggccccaggtGACACGGTGGGG GCCCCTCGCTGTTCCACTTGCCTGCACAGTGAGCACGACGTGGCCCTGCCCTGCATCGGGAGGCTGGTGGCAG TGAACAGCTTCACCAAGGCCAAGGTGCTGACGGCCAGCTCCACCCTCAAGTTCATCCCGGAGGAGCTGGTGCTCTATTGCCGGGACTTCCGGGTGCTGCGTTTTGGCTTCCGCGACAGCAGCTTGGAGTACCAGGCCTTTCAG GTGACGCTGGCCATTGTGCAGGctcaggagagcagcagcagcagtgcggGGACGTGGTACGACAGCACCGCTATCAGGAACCTGG AGAACGCCTGGCTGAGCACGGAGGAGTCGTCGTCCCCCTCGACGCTGCTCTTCGAGAGTCCCTGCGACTGGGAGAAGGAGCTGAGGCGGCTCGGGGCTGCTGGCTGGAGGGTCAGCCCGGTCAATGAGCGCTTCGACATGGCCACCAG CCTCCCCAAGTACCTCTGGGTCCCCAGCAGGCTCCTGGACAACGAGCTCAAGAGGGCCTTTGGCCACTTCAACGCGAGGCGCATCCCG AGGCTGTGCTGGCATCACCCGGGAGGCAGCGACCTGCTGAGAGCCGCTGGCTTTTACGCCGACTCGGACCCCGAGAAGGAAGACGTGAG GTCCGTGGAAGCGCTGATGCTCGCTGGCCACGCCCAGTGCGTGATAGTGGAGACAGCCGCTGacctgcccagccctgcagagatCCAGCTCTCTTACCTCAAGCTTCGGGCCCTCTGCCTTCCTG ACTCCTCTGTGGCCGATGAGAAGTGGCTCTCTGCCCTGGAGGGGACGCGCTGGCTGGACCACGTCAG GGCTTGCGTGAGGAAAGCGAGCGAGGTGGCCGCCCTGCTGGCGGAGAGGTCCCGCTCGGTCATCCTGCAAG AGTCAGACGACCGGGATCTGAACTGCCTGCTGGCCTCCCTCGTCCAGATCCTGTCAGATCCCCATGCCCGCACCCAGTCTGGGTTCCAGAGCCTGCTGCAGAAGGAGTGGGTGGTGGCAGGGCACCCCTTCCTCCAGCGCCTCAATCTCCTCCGGGACAACGACCGCGAGGAG TCTCCGGTGTTTCTGCTTTTCCTGGACTGCGTgtggcagctgctccagcagtTCCCAGCATCCTTTGAGTTCACAGAGACATACCTGGTGGCCCTCCACGACAGCAGCTACATACCCTTCTTCAGCACCTTCCTGTTTAACTGCCAGTGGGAGAGAGATCGCAGAAATCAG CACCGTGCCTCCAACCAGATCTACGCGCCCGTCAACGGCTGGCGGGAACCCCTTCCCCTGGAGATCCTGCAGAAGGGTGGCCGCCTGGTGAAGGAGACGGGGGGCCCCTACTTGCCCACCATCTGGGACTGGGCGCTGCGCTACACCACCCAGCAGAGGGCACAGTTCAGAAATCCCGCCTAtgccaggggcagcagcagcgttCCAAATGGCAACTCTGCCCCACTAGGGGGCGACAAG ctggaAGCTGCCTTGTCTGGGAACGGGGCCGTGTACCTGTTTGCCAAGGGGAGCCTCTCACCGCagacccacctcttcccctggaaGAATGGCTCGCTTTCCCGAAAGGGCTGGCGGTGGGCTCAGTCCTTGGAGAGCCTCAGCGAACAGGACCGGTCCTTGAGGAGCAAACCCAgcggctgccccctgcagcctgagGGGCTGCTACTCCCTGCGTCTGTGGGCCCCCTGATCCAGCTCTGGAGAAGGTGTTACCTGCGGGGGAGCCAGGAAGTTCAG CGCGGCCTCTTTGCCTCCACGCTCGCTGAACTCGcagaggagctggacctgcttcGAGAGCGGCTGGGCGACTGA
- the MTMR11 gene encoding myotubularin-related protein 11 isoform X4, with product MNGQRNRNCQAFPCIPGEHVLEEAARVRKIVRSRDGQGSILGTLYCTNLRVAFVPEPAPGDTVGAPRCSTCLHSEHDVALPCIGRLVAVNSFTKAKVLTASSTLKFIPEELVLYCRDFRVLRFGFRDSSLEYQAFQVTLAIVQAQESSSSSAGTWYDSTAIRNLENAWLSTEESSSPSTLLFESPCDWEKELRRLGAAGWRVSPVNERFDMATSLPKYLWVPSRLLDNELKRAFGHFNARRIPRLCWHHPGGSDLLRAAGFYADSDPEKEDVRSVEALMLAGHAQCVIVETAADLPSPAEIQLSYLKLRALCLPDSSVADEKWLSALEGTRWLDHVRACVRKASEVAALLAERSRSVILQESDDRDLNCLLASLVQILSDPHARTQSGFQSLLQKEWVVAGHPFLQRLNLLRDNDREESPVFLLFLDCVWQLLQQFPASFEFTETYLVALHDSSYIPFFSTFLFNCQWERDRRNQHRASNQIYAPVNGWREPLPLEILQKGGRLVKETGGPYLPTIWDWALRYTTQQRAQFRNPAYARGSSSVPNGNSAPLGGDKLEAALSGNGAVYLFAKGSLSPQTHLFPWKNGSLSRKGWRWAQSLESLSEQDRSLRSKPSGCPLQPEGLLLPASVGPLIQLWRRCYLRGSQEVQRGLFASTLAELAEELDLLRERLGD from the exons GGGAACACGTCCTGGAAGAGGCAGCTCGCGTGAGGAAGATCGTCCGCTCCAGGGATGGCCAAGGATCCATCCTGGGCACGCTGTACTGCACCAATCTGAGAGTCGCCTTTgtgccagagccggccccaggtGACACGGTGGGG GCCCCTCGCTGTTCCACTTGCCTGCACAGTGAGCACGACGTGGCCCTGCCCTGCATCGGGAGGCTGGTGGCAG TGAACAGCTTCACCAAGGCCAAGGTGCTGACGGCCAGCTCCACCCTCAAGTTCATCCCGGAGGAGCTGGTGCTCTATTGCCGGGACTTCCGGGTGCTGCGTTTTGGCTTCCGCGACAGCAGCTTGGAGTACCAGGCCTTTCAG GTGACGCTGGCCATTGTGCAGGctcaggagagcagcagcagcagtgcggGGACGTGGTACGACAGCACCGCTATCAGGAACCTGG AGAACGCCTGGCTGAGCACGGAGGAGTCGTCGTCCCCCTCGACGCTGCTCTTCGAGAGTCCCTGCGACTGGGAGAAGGAGCTGAGGCGGCTCGGGGCTGCTGGCTGGAGGGTCAGCCCGGTCAATGAGCGCTTCGACATGGCCACCAG CCTCCCCAAGTACCTCTGGGTCCCCAGCAGGCTCCTGGACAACGAGCTCAAGAGGGCCTTTGGCCACTTCAACGCGAGGCGCATCCCG AGGCTGTGCTGGCATCACCCGGGAGGCAGCGACCTGCTGAGAGCCGCTGGCTTTTACGCCGACTCGGACCCCGAGAAGGAAGACGTGAG GTCCGTGGAAGCGCTGATGCTCGCTGGCCACGCCCAGTGCGTGATAGTGGAGACAGCCGCTGacctgcccagccctgcagagatCCAGCTCTCTTACCTCAAGCTTCGGGCCCTCTGCCTTCCTG ACTCCTCTGTGGCCGATGAGAAGTGGCTCTCTGCCCTGGAGGGGACGCGCTGGCTGGACCACGTCAG GGCTTGCGTGAGGAAAGCGAGCGAGGTGGCCGCCCTGCTGGCGGAGAGGTCCCGCTCGGTCATCCTGCAAG AGTCAGACGACCGGGATCTGAACTGCCTGCTGGCCTCCCTCGTCCAGATCCTGTCAGATCCCCATGCCCGCACCCAGTCTGGGTTCCAGAGCCTGCTGCAGAAGGAGTGGGTGGTGGCAGGGCACCCCTTCCTCCAGCGCCTCAATCTCCTCCGGGACAACGACCGCGAGGAG TCTCCGGTGTTTCTGCTTTTCCTGGACTGCGTgtggcagctgctccagcagtTCCCAGCATCCTTTGAGTTCACAGAGACATACCTGGTGGCCCTCCACGACAGCAGCTACATACCCTTCTTCAGCACCTTCCTGTTTAACTGCCAGTGGGAGAGAGATCGCAGAAATCAG CACCGTGCCTCCAACCAGATCTACGCGCCCGTCAACGGCTGGCGGGAACCCCTTCCCCTGGAGATCCTGCAGAAGGGTGGCCGCCTGGTGAAGGAGACGGGGGGCCCCTACTTGCCCACCATCTGGGACTGGGCGCTGCGCTACACCACCCAGCAGAGGGCACAGTTCAGAAATCCCGCCTAtgccaggggcagcagcagcgttCCAAATGGCAACTCTGCCCCACTAGGGGGCGACAAG ctggaAGCTGCCTTGTCTGGGAACGGGGCCGTGTACCTGTTTGCCAAGGGGAGCCTCTCACCGCagacccacctcttcccctggaaGAATGGCTCGCTTTCCCGAAAGGGCTGGCGGTGGGCTCAGTCCTTGGAGAGCCTCAGCGAACAGGACCGGTCCTTGAGGAGCAAACCCAgcggctgccccctgcagcctgagGGGCTGCTACTCCCTGCGTCTGTGGGCCCCCTGATCCAGCTCTGGAGAAGGTGTTACCTGCGGGGGAGCCAGGAAGTTCAG CGCGGCCTCTTTGCCTCCACGCTCGCTGAACTCGcagaggagctggacctgcttcGAGAGCGGCTGGGCGACTGA